A single genomic interval of Penicillium psychrofluorescens genome assembly, chromosome: 2 harbors:
- a CDS encoding uncharacterized protein (ID:PFLUO_004048-T1.cds;~source:funannotate): MALVAYSDSEGSDAEPETTPAAPSVKTKQTESTTGFQVDRSNPRKIRVALPELKPEPSQDQDDDGPARKKARLGGGGALSGFNALLPAPKRAAEKKAAAPSNRKVFSLKTGAAPGFDREADVEMGIGQPFDDGKANGQSIMPGDAAAKSTDAPEEKKLDSGQVKLQGNPMMFRPLSVGRPNPKKKKAPQTTTPQPTPATPTTAQSSVSSTSQTEIPLGPDSAPAPAPPKPKVSLFSLSSEDRSDAAPAPATAYEPLVYSTEKAAPSAGPAPAPESIPPAASDDLDGAASFNPASLNTIANDLNLSKSERRQLFGRNAIPAESRVLTFNTDQEYASNQAMAQSELAAQQHNPVRAIAPGKHTLQQLVNAASSQREALEESFATGRRNKKEAGSKYGW, from the coding sequence ATGGCGCTGGTAGCCTACTCCGACTCCGAGGGCTCAGATGCCGAACCAGAGACCACCCCTGCGGCGCCCTCCGTAAAAACAAAACAGACAGAGTCGACCACCGGGTTTCAGGTTGACCGCAGCAACCCGCGCAAGATCCGCGTCGCGCTCCCCGAGCTCAAGCCCGAACCCTCCCAAGACCAGGACGACGATGGGCCCGCGCGCAAAAAGGCACGGCTAGGCGGGGGCGGGGCCCTTTCCGGTTTCAATGCGCTGCTGCCGGCTCCCAAACGggccgcggagaagaaagcgGCGGCGCCATCGAACCGGAAGGTGTTCAGCTTGAAGACTGGCGCGGCACCGGGATTTGATCGAGAGGCGGATGTGGAGATGGGGATCGGACAGCCATTTGATGATGGAAAGGCGAATGGGCAGTCGATCATGCCTGGCGACGCTGCCGCGAAATCCACCGATGCCccagaggagaagaaactggaTTCGGGCCAGGTCAAGCTCCAAGGTAATCCGATGATGTTTCGGCCATTGTCTGTGGGAAGGCCGaatccgaagaagaaaaaggcccCCCAAACTACTACACCACAACCTACACCAGCCACACCAACTACAGCCCAATCTTCAGTGTCCAGCACATCCCAGACAGAAATTCCACTTGGCCCGGATTCAgccccagccccagcaccgccAAAACCGAAAGTCAGCCTCTTCTCTCTATCTTCGGAAGATCGATCAGATGCGGCCCCCGCACCGGCTACAGCCTATGAGCCACTGGTCTACAGTACCGAAAAGGCAGCCCCATCCGCCggaccagcaccagcaccagaaTCTATACCTCCCGCCGCATCAGATGATCTTGATGGTGCTGCATCCTTCAATCCGGCATCTCTCAACACAATCGCCAACGATCTCAATCTGTCCAAATCTGAGCGCCGACAGCTGTTCGGCCGGAATGCCATTCCTGCAGAGTCGCGGGTCCTCACCTTCAACACGGACCAGGAGTACGCGTCGAACCAGGCGATGGCGCAGAGCGAGCTGGCTGCGCAGCAGCACAATCCCGTGCGGGCAATTGCACCAGGCAAACATACactccagcagctggtcaATGCGGCGAGTTCGCAGCGTGAAGCGCTGGAGGAAAGTTTTGCGACAGGGAGGCGgaacaagaaggaggcgggCTCGAAGTATGGGTGGTAG